The following proteins are co-located in the Microbacterium immunditiarum genome:
- a CDS encoding ATP-dependent DNA ligase, with the protein MSAPQLVTIGGRRVRLTNLDKVLYPQTGTTKGEVIDYYTRIGEVMIPHIVGRPVTRKRWPDGVGTADDPGMVFFAKDLERGAPSWVRRMPIEHSGGPKEYPLVGDVPTLVYLAQVASLELHVPQWRFTPDGGRGFADRLVLDLDPGPGTGLPECAVVAGWARAILEGMGLEPYPVTSGSKGIHLYAALPPRQTTEQASALANELARAIEADHPDLVVSSMKKTERRGRVLIDWSQNNGSKTTIAPYSMRGRPHPTVAVPRTWEELDDPELRHLEFTEVLERIDEIGDPMAPLGFHAGGREAESGPLSAYIAKRSADRTPEPVPANPLGAAPATPGSERPVFVIQEHHATALHWDFRLEHDGVLVSWAVPRGVPHSYKRNNLAIQTEDHPMEYATFEGTIPVGEYGGGSVTIWDDGRYDLEKWRDDEIIATLEGRPGGPLGRVRLALIRTEGEGEKSSWLLHRMKTDADGRPQPDGEPVVASDQADEPRPRSGRAARRRPAVEERPKESNPPTAETSGRDLTKLPRAPEGTDAHRVMRATAATPAVAQRAAARWGEAAWAEAKWDGIRAVGVWDGHRLRLFARSGNDITHRYPELTGVDAGFGDQPCVVDGELVALEPDGRPSFPLLQTRMNLERAGDISREARRTPVRYYLFDVLAIDGHDLAGLPLRERRDELERIASRVIPAVAVPPVFDDVDVALDTSRMLRLEGIVVKDPSSRYLRGVRSESWLKVKLTRTQEVVIAGIRPGQGGRSSTFGALLLGIPGPDGLQYAGRVGSGFSDSTLRMLMNKLTPLRTDENPLVGVPRLDARDALWVRPELVGEVEYGEFTPGGILRHPRWRGLRPDKAPDEVVREDLPLQ; encoded by the coding sequence GTGAGCGCTCCGCAGCTCGTCACGATCGGCGGTCGCCGCGTGCGGCTCACGAACCTCGACAAGGTGCTCTACCCCCAAACGGGCACGACCAAGGGCGAGGTCATCGACTACTACACGCGCATCGGCGAGGTCATGATCCCGCACATCGTCGGGCGCCCCGTGACGCGCAAGCGGTGGCCCGACGGCGTCGGCACGGCCGACGACCCCGGCATGGTCTTCTTCGCGAAGGACCTCGAGCGCGGTGCGCCGTCCTGGGTGAGACGGATGCCGATCGAGCACTCCGGCGGACCCAAGGAGTATCCCCTCGTCGGCGACGTCCCCACCCTCGTCTACCTCGCGCAGGTGGCCAGCCTGGAGCTGCACGTGCCGCAGTGGCGCTTCACGCCGGACGGCGGGCGCGGCTTCGCCGACCGTCTCGTCCTCGACCTCGACCCCGGCCCCGGCACGGGGCTGCCGGAGTGCGCCGTCGTCGCCGGGTGGGCGCGGGCCATCCTCGAGGGCATGGGCCTGGAGCCGTACCCGGTCACGAGCGGAAGCAAGGGCATCCACCTGTATGCGGCCCTTCCGCCACGGCAGACCACTGAGCAGGCATCCGCCCTCGCCAACGAGCTCGCCCGCGCGATCGAGGCCGACCACCCCGACCTCGTCGTGAGCAGCATGAAGAAGACCGAGCGCCGCGGCAGGGTGCTCATCGACTGGAGCCAGAACAACGGCTCGAAGACGACGATCGCGCCGTACTCGATGCGCGGGCGGCCGCACCCGACCGTCGCGGTCCCCCGCACGTGGGAGGAGCTCGACGACCCGGAGCTGCGCCACCTCGAATTCACCGAGGTGCTCGAGCGCATCGACGAGATCGGCGATCCCATGGCGCCGCTCGGGTTCCACGCGGGAGGCCGCGAGGCGGAGTCAGGACCCCTCTCCGCCTACATCGCCAAGCGCAGCGCCGACCGCACACCCGAGCCCGTGCCGGCGAACCCCCTCGGCGCGGCCCCCGCGACCCCCGGCAGCGAGAGGCCGGTCTTCGTCATCCAGGAGCATCACGCGACCGCCCTGCACTGGGACTTCCGGCTCGAGCACGACGGCGTGCTCGTGAGCTGGGCCGTGCCGCGCGGCGTGCCGCACTCGTACAAGCGGAACAACCTCGCGATCCAGACCGAGGACCACCCGATGGAGTACGCGACCTTCGAGGGCACGATCCCCGTGGGCGAGTACGGCGGCGGCAGCGTCACGATCTGGGACGACGGGCGCTACGACCTCGAGAAGTGGCGCGACGACGAGATCATCGCGACGCTCGAGGGCCGGCCCGGCGGTCCGCTCGGGCGCGTGCGCCTCGCGCTCATCCGCACCGAGGGCGAGGGCGAGAAGTCGAGCTGGCTCCTTCATCGCATGAAGACGGATGCCGACGGCCGGCCCCAACCGGACGGCGAACCCGTTGTCGCGAGCGATCAGGCCGACGAGCCGCGACCGCGGTCCGGGCGCGCTGCGCGGAGGCGGCCGGCGGTCGAGGAGCGGCCGAAGGAGTCGAACCCGCCGACGGCCGAGACCTCGGGCCGCGACCTCACGAAGCTGCCACGCGCACCCGAGGGCACGGATGCCCACCGCGTGATGCGGGCGACCGCGGCGACGCCCGCCGTCGCACAGCGCGCGGCGGCTCGATGGGGCGAGGCCGCGTGGGCGGAGGCGAAGTGGGACGGCATCCGCGCCGTCGGCGTCTGGGACGGGCACCGCTTGCGCCTGTTCGCCCGCAGCGGCAACGACATCACGCACCGCTATCCCGAGCTCACCGGGGTCGACGCGGGCTTCGGGGATCAGCCGTGCGTCGTCGACGGCGAACTCGTCGCGCTCGAGCCCGACGGGCGCCCGAGCTTCCCCCTGCTGCAGACGCGCATGAACCTCGAGCGCGCGGGAGACATCTCGCGCGAAGCGCGCCGCACGCCGGTGCGCTACTACCTGTTCGATGTGCTCGCGATCGACGGCCACGACCTCGCGGGGCTGCCGCTGCGCGAGCGGCGCGACGAGCTCGAGCGCATCGCGTCCCGCGTGATCCCCGCGGTCGCAGTGCCTCCCGTGTTCGACGACGTCGACGTCGCCCTCGACACGAGCAGGATGCTGCGGCTCGAGGGCATCGTCGTCAAGGATCCGTCATCGCGCTACCTGCGCGGCGTGCGGTCGGAGTCGTGGCTCAAGGTCAAGCTCACCCGCACGCAGGAGGTCGTGATCGCCGGCATCCGGCCCGGCCAGGGCGGGCGCAGCTCGACGTTCGGGGCGCTGCTGCTCGGCATCCCCGGTCCTGACGGACTGCAGTACGCCGGACGTGTCGGCTCGGGGTTCAGCGACTCGACGCTGCGGATGCTCATGAACAAGCTCACGCCGCTGCGGACCGACGAGAACCCGCTGGTCGGCGTGCCGCGCCTCGACGCGCGCGATGCGCTGTGGGTGAGGCCCGAGCTTGTCGGCGAGGTCGAGTACGGCGAGTTCACACCGGGCGGGATCCTCCGCCACCCCCGCTGGCGCGGGCTGCGCCCCGACAAGGCTCCGGACGAGGTCGTGCGCGAGGACCTTCCGCTGCAGTAG